In Kitasatospora sp. NBC_00240, the following are encoded in one genomic region:
- a CDS encoding SigE family RNA polymerase sigma factor, producing MGERKAERDAEFQLFVTTAWPRLSRTAFLLAGDRHTAEDLVQTTLEKTYAAWGRVRRTDEPYAYVRRILLNEQAGRFRRRLPEFLVPAVPERAARDAYDRADDRAGLLRALAALPPRQRQAVVLRYWEDLSESQAAAAMNCSVGTVKSQASKGIAKLRAAAALGALTRVGGAV from the coding sequence ATGGGAGAGCGGAAGGCCGAGCGGGACGCCGAGTTCCAGCTGTTCGTCACCACGGCCTGGCCACGCCTGTCCAGGACGGCGTTCCTGCTGGCGGGCGACCGGCACACGGCCGAGGACCTGGTCCAGACGACGCTGGAGAAGACCTACGCGGCCTGGGGGCGGGTGCGGCGGACCGACGAACCGTACGCGTACGTGCGCCGGATCCTGCTGAACGAACAGGCCGGCCGGTTCCGCCGGCGGCTGCCGGAGTTCCTGGTGCCGGCCGTCCCGGAGCGGGCGGCGCGCGACGCCTACGACCGGGCCGACGACCGGGCCGGGCTGCTGCGGGCGCTCGCCGCACTGCCGCCCCGGCAGCGGCAGGCGGTCGTCCTGCGGTACTGGGAGGACCTGAGCGAGAGCCAGGCCGCGGCCGCCATGAACTGCTCGGTGGGCACCGTGAAGAGCCAGGCGTCCAAGGGCATCGCGAAACTGCGCGCCGCCGCGGCGCTGGGCGCACTGACGAGGGTCGGAGGAGCGGTATGA
- a CDS encoding DUF3073 domain-containing protein, producing MGRGRAKAKQTKVARELKYNSGGFDANRLSSELGVSPSIPISPEPVEEEDEDDPYAAYANLYADEDDEDDTEAESGHTQARRRA from the coding sequence ATGGGGCGCGGCCGGGCCAAGGCCAAGCAGACGAAGGTCGCCCGCGAGCTGAAGTACAACAGCGGCGGGTTCGACGCCAACCGTCTGTCCAGCGAGCTGGGCGTTTCGCCCTCCATCCCGATCAGCCCTGAGCCGGTCGAGGAGGAGGACGAGGACGACCCCTACGCGGCGTATGCGAATCTCTACGCCGACGAGGACGACGAGGACGACACCGAGGCGGAAAGCGGCCACACCCAGGCCCGCCGCCGAGCGTAG
- a CDS encoding Glu/Leu/Phe/Val dehydrogenase dimerization domain-containing protein: MTDVQTASATHPAPGVLSRIFRTEQDGAPGDGHEQVVLCHDRSSGLKAIIAIHSTALGPALGGTRFFPYLTEEEALEDALRLSRGMSYKNALAGLDLGGGKAVIIGDPGKDKNEAMLRAYGRFVESLRGRYVTACDVGTYVQDMDVIARETSFVTGRSPEHGGAGDSSILTAFGVFQGMRASAQARWGQPTLRGRRVGVSGVGKVGHYLVGHLVADGAHVIVTDVSEAAVNRVRAAHPDVEVVADTAALLAAALDVYAPCALGGALDDHTVGALGAAGTSLVCGAANNQLAHPGVEKDLADRGILYAPDYLVNSGGVIQVADEIQGFNFERAKNKATKIFDTTLEIFTRATTDGVPPAVAADRLAEKRMREISSLRTILLPGARGN, encoded by the coding sequence GTGACCGACGTACAGACCGCATCCGCGACGCACCCCGCACCCGGCGTGCTCAGCAGGATCTTCCGCACCGAGCAGGACGGCGCCCCCGGCGACGGCCACGAGCAGGTCGTGCTCTGCCACGACCGCAGCTCCGGACTCAAGGCGATCATCGCCATCCACTCCACCGCCCTGGGCCCGGCCCTCGGCGGTACCCGCTTCTTCCCGTACCTGACGGAGGAGGAGGCGCTGGAGGACGCGCTGCGCCTCTCCCGCGGCATGAGCTACAAGAACGCGCTGGCCGGGCTCGACCTGGGCGGCGGCAAGGCCGTCATCATCGGCGACCCGGGCAAGGACAAGAACGAGGCGATGCTCCGCGCCTACGGCCGGTTCGTGGAGTCCCTGCGCGGGCGCTACGTCACCGCGTGCGACGTGGGCACCTACGTCCAGGACATGGACGTGATCGCCCGCGAGACCAGCTTCGTGACGGGCCGCTCGCCCGAGCACGGCGGCGCCGGCGACTCCTCCATCCTGACCGCCTTCGGCGTCTTCCAGGGGATGCGCGCCTCCGCGCAGGCCCGCTGGGGCCAGCCGACGCTGCGCGGCCGCCGGGTCGGCGTGTCCGGCGTCGGCAAGGTCGGCCACTACCTGGTCGGCCACCTGGTCGCGGACGGCGCCCACGTGATCGTCACCGACGTCTCCGAGGCGGCCGTGAACCGCGTGCGGGCCGCCCACCCGGACGTGGAGGTGGTCGCCGACACCGCGGCGCTGCTGGCGGCCGCCCTGGACGTCTACGCCCCCTGCGCGCTGGGCGGCGCGCTGGACGACCACACGGTGGGCGCGCTCGGCGCCGCCGGCACCTCGCTGGTCTGCGGCGCGGCCAACAACCAGCTGGCCCACCCGGGCGTCGAGAAGGACCTCGCCGACCGCGGCATCCTGTACGCGCCCGACTACCTGGTGAACTCCGGCGGCGTGATCCAGGTCGCCGACGAGATCCAGGGCTTCAACTTCGAGCGGGCCAAGAACAAGGCCACGAAGATCTTCGACACCACCCTGGAGATCTTCACCCGGGCCACCACCGACGGCGTGCCGCCGGCCGTCGCCGCGGACCGCCTCGCGGAGAAGCGGATGCGGGAGATCAGCTCGCTGCGCACGATCCTGCTGCCGGGCGCGCGCGGCAACTGA
- the purM gene encoding phosphoribosylformylglycinamidine cyclo-ligase translates to MTSNESGATYAAAGVDIEAGDRAVELMKQWVKKANRPEVVGGLGGFAGLFDASAFKRYERPLLASATDGVGTKVAISRAMDKHDTIGHDLVGMVVDDLVVCGAEPLFMTDYICVGKVVPERVAQIVKGIAEGCALAGCALVGGETAEHPGLLGPDDYDVAGAGTGVVEADALLGAERVRAGDVVIAMAASGLHSNGYSLVRHVLLNEAGWKLDRKVEEFGRTLGEELLEPTRIYSLDCLALTRATEIHAFSHVTGGGLAANLARVVPAGLHARLDRGTWTPLPVFQTVAQVGKVATLEIEKTLNMGVGMVAVVPPESVDTVLAILEDRGVESWLLGDIVDRTSEHADGAALYNEYEGFTAG, encoded by the coding sequence ACCTACGCCGCCGCAGGTGTCGACATCGAGGCGGGCGACCGCGCCGTCGAACTGATGAAGCAGTGGGTCAAGAAGGCCAACCGCCCCGAGGTGGTCGGCGGTCTCGGCGGCTTCGCCGGGCTGTTCGACGCCTCCGCCTTCAAGCGCTACGAGCGGCCGCTGCTGGCCTCGGCCACCGACGGCGTGGGGACGAAGGTCGCCATCTCCCGGGCGATGGACAAGCACGACACCATCGGCCACGACCTGGTCGGCATGGTCGTCGACGACCTGGTGGTCTGCGGCGCCGAGCCGCTCTTCATGACCGACTACATCTGCGTCGGCAAGGTCGTCCCCGAGCGGGTCGCCCAGATCGTCAAGGGCATCGCCGAGGGCTGCGCGCTGGCCGGCTGCGCGCTGGTCGGCGGCGAGACCGCCGAGCACCCCGGCCTGCTCGGGCCGGACGACTACGACGTCGCGGGCGCCGGCACCGGTGTGGTGGAGGCCGACGCGCTGCTGGGCGCGGAGCGGGTCCGCGCGGGCGACGTGGTGATCGCGATGGCCGCCTCCGGGCTGCACTCCAACGGCTACTCGCTGGTGCGCCACGTGCTGCTGAACGAGGCCGGCTGGAAGCTCGACCGCAAGGTCGAGGAGTTCGGCCGGACGCTGGGCGAGGAGCTGCTGGAGCCGACCAGGATCTACTCCCTGGACTGCCTGGCGCTCACCCGCGCCACCGAGATCCACGCTTTCTCGCACGTCACCGGCGGCGGCCTGGCCGCCAACCTGGCCCGGGTCGTTCCGGCTGGCCTGCACGCCCGTCTGGACCGCGGCACCTGGACGCCGCTGCCGGTCTTCCAGACCGTCGCCCAGGTCGGCAAGGTGGCCACCCTGGAGATCGAGAAGACCCTGAACATGGGCGTCGGCATGGTGGCCGTCGTCCCGCCGGAATCGGTGGACACCGTGCTCGCGATCCTGGAGGACCGCGGCGTGGAGTCCTGGCTGCTCGGCGACATCGTCGACCGCACCTCGGAGCACGCCGACGGCGCGGCCCTCTACAACGAGTACGAGGGCTTCACCGCGGGCTGA
- the hrpA gene encoding ATP-dependent RNA helicase HrpA: MGELAVRLPELTLRDQQRIGRRLEGARRIRKPEARQKAATEIAAEIDRAELRVEQRRAAVPEITYPAELPVSQKKDDILAAIRDHQVVIVAGETGSGKTTQIPKICLELGRGVKGLIAHTQPRRIAARTVAERVAEELRTPLGEAVGWKVRFTDQVGPDTLVKLMTDGILLAEIQTDRELRQYDTLIIDEAHERSLNIDFILGYVKQLLPRRPDLKVVITSATIDPERFANHFGDAPIIEVSGRTYPVEVRYRPILDEADEEDDDRGDVDRDRDQIQAICDAAEELQAEGPGDILVFLSGEREIRDTADALNKLKLKFTEVLPLYARLSSAEQHRVFQRSGSRRIVLATNVAETSLTVPGIKYVIDPGTARISRYSHRTKVQRLPIEAVSQASANQRKGRCGRTSDGICIRLYSEEDFLSRPEFTDAEILRTNLASVILQMTAAGLGDIAAFPFLDPPDSRNIKDGVNLLHELGALDPAEKDPRKRLTPLGRQLAQLPVDPRMARMVLEADKNGCVRDVMVIAAALSIQDPRERPTEKRQAADERHRRFNSETSDFLAFLAMWRYVREQQKELSSSAFRRMCKAEFLNYLRIREWQDIYSQLRTVAKQLGVTIEEPHPDAEPDADRIHQSLLAGLLSHIGLYDVEKREYGGARAARFAVFPGSGLFKKPPRWVMSAELVETSRLWARINAKIEPEWVEPLAGHLIKRSYSEPHWEKKAGAVLAFEKVTLYGMPIVAQRKVNYGRIDPELCRELFIRNALVEGDWETHHDFFAANRTMLGEVEELENRARRRDIMVDDQTLFDFYDARLPEDVVSTRHFDSWWKKTRHDQPDLLNFEKSMLINDAAGGITEEDYPDYWQQGKLRFKLTYQFEPGSDADGVTVHIPLPVLNQVTSEGFDWQIPGLREELVTAYIRALPKALRRNFVPAPDFARAALRQVRERQAAGTFGSTEPLLPSLEHILRRLTAVTIPPEAWDDERVPDHLKVTFRVVDGKRKLAESKDLEELRLKLKPKLKETLSSAASGQGIEQSGLTAWPASLPVLQRTFEQRSRGHSLRAYPALVDEGTSAAVKLFDTAEAQETAMWAGTRRLLMLTTNSPAKSIQGRLGNQAKLALSHNPHGSIPALFEDIVACATDRLMEAAGGPAWDEAAFGKLFDKVRADLYEVSADTTLKTATALIAFHKASTRLKTVSSPVLLTAVNDIRLHLASLVHPGFVTDTGWRRLGDLKRYLLAVDRRLEALPNHPQRDAQQLLKVQQVQRAYGDLLAAVPAGRRPTPEVRQIRWMIEELRVSFFAQSLGTPTPVSEKRIMKAMEAAQATL, translated from the coding sequence ATCGGCGAGCTGGCCGTCCGCCTGCCCGAGCTGACCCTGCGCGACCAGCAGCGGATCGGCCGCCGGCTGGAGGGCGCCCGGCGGATCCGCAAGCCCGAGGCCCGGCAGAAGGCCGCCACCGAGATCGCCGCCGAGATCGACCGGGCCGAGCTGCGGGTCGAGCAGCGCCGGGCCGCCGTCCCGGAGATCACGTATCCCGCCGAGCTGCCGGTCAGCCAGAAGAAGGACGACATCCTCGCCGCGATCCGCGACCACCAGGTGGTGATCGTGGCCGGTGAGACGGGCTCCGGGAAGACCACCCAGATCCCGAAGATCTGCCTGGAGCTGGGCCGCGGCGTCAAGGGCCTGATCGCCCACACCCAGCCGCGCCGGATCGCCGCCCGCACGGTCGCCGAGCGGGTGGCCGAGGAGTTGCGCACCCCGCTCGGCGAGGCGGTCGGCTGGAAGGTCCGCTTCACCGACCAGGTCGGCCCGGACACCCTGGTCAAGCTGATGACGGACGGCATCCTGCTGGCCGAGATCCAGACCGACCGCGAGCTGCGCCAGTACGACACCCTGATCATCGACGAGGCGCACGAGCGCAGCCTCAACATCGACTTCATCCTCGGGTACGTCAAACAGCTGCTCCCCCGCCGCCCCGACCTCAAGGTCGTCATCACCTCGGCGACCATCGACCCGGAGCGCTTCGCCAACCACTTCGGCGACGCCCCGATCATCGAGGTCTCCGGCCGGACCTACCCCGTCGAGGTCCGCTACCGCCCGATCCTGGACGAGGCCGACGAGGAGGACGACGACCGCGGCGACGTGGACCGCGACCGCGACCAGATCCAGGCGATCTGCGACGCGGCCGAGGAGCTGCAGGCCGAGGGGCCGGGCGACATCCTGGTGTTCCTCTCCGGCGAGCGCGAGATCCGCGACACCGCGGACGCCCTGAACAAGCTGAAGCTGAAGTTCACCGAGGTCCTGCCGCTGTACGCCCGGCTCTCCTCGGCGGAGCAGCACCGGGTGTTCCAGCGCTCCGGAAGCCGCCGGATCGTGCTGGCCACCAACGTCGCCGAGACCTCGCTGACCGTCCCCGGCATCAAGTACGTGATCGACCCGGGCACCGCGAGGATCTCCCGCTACAGCCACCGCACCAAGGTCCAGCGGCTGCCGATCGAGGCGGTCAGCCAGGCCAGCGCCAACCAGCGCAAGGGCCGCTGCGGCCGTACCTCGGACGGCATCTGCATCCGGCTGTACTCGGAGGAGGACTTCCTCTCCCGCCCCGAGTTCACCGATGCCGAGATCCTGCGCACCAACCTGGCCTCGGTCATCCTGCAGATGACCGCGGCCGGCCTCGGCGACATCGCGGCGTTCCCGTTCCTGGACCCGCCGGACTCGCGCAACATCAAGGACGGCGTCAACCTGCTCCACGAGCTGGGTGCCCTCGACCCCGCCGAGAAGGACCCGCGCAAGCGCCTCACCCCGCTCGGCCGCCAGCTCGCCCAGCTGCCGGTCGACCCGCGGATGGCCCGGATGGTGCTGGAGGCGGACAAGAACGGCTGCGTCCGGGACGTGATGGTGATCGCCGCCGCCCTCTCCATCCAGGACCCGCGCGAGCGCCCCACCGAGAAGCGCCAGGCCGCCGACGAACGGCACCGCCGCTTCAACTCCGAGACGTCCGACTTCCTGGCCTTCCTGGCGATGTGGCGCTACGTCAGGGAGCAGCAGAAGGAGCTCTCCTCCTCGGCCTTCCGCCGGATGTGCAAGGCCGAGTTCCTGAACTACCTGCGGATACGGGAGTGGCAGGACATCTACTCCCAGCTGCGGACGGTCGCCAAGCAGCTCGGGGTCACCATCGAGGAGCCCCACCCCGACGCGGAGCCGGACGCGGACCGGATCCACCAGTCGCTGCTGGCGGGCCTGCTCTCGCACATCGGCCTGTACGACGTGGAGAAGCGCGAGTACGGCGGCGCCCGGGCGGCCCGGTTCGCGGTCTTCCCCGGCTCCGGCCTGTTCAAGAAGCCGCCGCGCTGGGTGATGTCGGCCGAGCTGGTGGAGACCTCCCGGCTGTGGGCCAGGATCAACGCCAAGATCGAACCGGAGTGGGTGGAGCCGCTGGCCGGCCACCTGATCAAGCGCAGCTACAGCGAGCCGCACTGGGAGAAGAAGGCCGGCGCGGTGCTGGCCTTCGAGAAGGTGACCCTCTACGGGATGCCGATCGTCGCCCAGCGCAAGGTCAACTACGGCCGGATCGACCCGGAGCTCTGCCGCGAGCTGTTCATCCGCAACGCCCTGGTCGAGGGCGACTGGGAGACCCACCACGACTTCTTCGCGGCCAACCGCACGATGCTCGGCGAGGTCGAGGAGCTGGAGAACCGGGCCCGCCGCCGCGACATCATGGTCGACGACCAGACCCTGTTCGACTTCTACGACGCCCGGCTGCCCGAGGACGTCGTCTCCACCCGGCACTTCGACTCCTGGTGGAAGAAGACCCGGCACGACCAGCCCGACCTGCTCAACTTCGAGAAGTCGATGCTGATCAACGACGCGGCCGGCGGCATCACCGAGGAGGACTACCCGGACTACTGGCAGCAGGGCAAGCTGCGCTTCAAGCTGACCTACCAGTTCGAGCCGGGCAGCGACGCCGACGGCGTGACGGTGCACATCCCGCTGCCGGTGCTCAACCAGGTCACCTCCGAGGGCTTCGACTGGCAGATCCCCGGTCTGCGCGAGGAGTTGGTCACCGCCTACATCCGGGCCCTGCCCAAGGCGCTGCGCCGCAACTTCGTCCCCGCCCCGGACTTCGCCCGGGCCGCGCTGCGCCAGGTGAGGGAGCGCCAGGCGGCCGGGACCTTCGGGTCCACCGAGCCGCTGCTGCCCTCGCTGGAGCACATCCTGCGCCGCCTGACGGCCGTCACGATCCCGCCGGAGGCCTGGGACGACGAGCGGGTGCCCGACCACCTCAAGGTCACCTTCCGGGTGGTGGACGGCAAGCGGAAGCTCGCGGAGTCCAAGGACCTGGAGGAGCTGCGGCTGAAGCTGAAGCCCAAGCTGAAGGAGACGCTCTCCTCGGCCGCCTCCGGGCAGGGCATCGAGCAGAGCGGGCTGACCGCCTGGCCGGCCTCCCTCCCGGTGCTGCAGCGGACCTTCGAGCAGCGCTCGCGGGGCCACTCGCTGCGGGCCTACCCGGCGCTGGTGGACGAGGGCACCTCGGCCGCGGTGAAGCTCTTCGACACCGCGGAGGCCCAGGAGACGGCCATGTGGGCCGGTACCCGACGGCTGCTGATGCTGACCACCAACTCCCCCGCCAAGTCGATCCAGGGCCGCCTCGGCAACCAGGCCAAGCTCGCCCTCTCGCACAACCCGCACGGCTCGATCCCGGCGCTGTTCGAGGACATCGTGGCCTGCGCCACCGACCGCCTGATGGAGGCGGCCGGCGGCCCGGCCTGGGACGAGGCGGCCTTCGGCAAGCTCTTCGACAAGGTGCGGGCCGACCTGTACGAGGTCTCGGCGGACACCACGCTGAAGACCGCGACGGCGCTGATCGCCTTCCACAAGGCCTCGACCCGGTTGAAGACGGTGAGCAGTCCGGTCCTGCTGACGGCGGTGAACGACATCCGGCTGCACCTGGCCTCGCTGGTACACCCGGGCTTCGTCACCGACACCGGCTGGCGCCGGCTGGGCGACCTGAAGCGCTACCTGCTGGCGGTGGACCGCCGGCTGGAGGCGCTGCCCAACCACCCGCAGCGGGACGCCCAGCAGCTGCTGAAGGTCCAGCAGGTGCAGCGGGCCTACGGCGACCTGCTGGCGGCGGTGCCGGCCGGGCGCCGGCCCACCCCCGAGGTCCGGCAGATCCGCTGGATGATCGAGGAGCTGCGGGTGAGCTTCTTCGCCCAGTCGCTGGGCACGCCGACCCCGGTCTCGGAGAAGCGGATCATGAAGGCGATGGAGGCGGCGCAGGCGACGCTGTGA
- the bldC gene encoding developmental transcriptional regulator BldC, with protein sequence MTARTPDAEPLLTPAEVATMFRVDPKTVTRWAKAGKLTSIRTLGGHRRYREAEVRALLAGIPAQRTEA encoded by the coding sequence ATGACCGCTCGTACCCCTGATGCTGAGCCTCTGCTGACGCCGGCAGAGGTAGCCACCATGTTCCGCGTTGACCCGAAGACGGTGACGCGTTGGGCCAAGGCAGGCAAGCTCACATCCATTCGCACGCTCGGCGGTCACCGCCGTTACCGTGAGGCGGAGGTGCGCGCCCTGCTGGCCGGTATTCCGGCGCAGCGCACCGAGGCCTGA